A genomic region of Aspergillus oryzae RIB40 DNA, chromosome 1 contains the following coding sequences:
- a CDS encoding putative sensor histidine kinase/response regulator (sensory transduction histidine kinase): MEDSNILGEDLPLPPTRLFERLAQLPGYTWDQSIEPFHSTYSHWHVYGLRHSLESDVSTPAATSSGPSSLARNSPRAESRPPFRHHWRSSLSESSSEISLSRGDHEPIWTPVIARVSSHVVRLEREFHMQRSIVQTSDPDCNHTIRPIDLIRLPRDPGDAGPLLVAIFESPGQNMLKELVAFGPAWFAMGTKGDSSEPTPGEQVSLPVFLDFGIGACDCLELLHYGLKTVHGEIRGDAFHFSLETGSVKLINTGNGARSFDNILSEGWSSTARELGVKNKLQFIAPEQTGRMPTEPDSRTDIYALGVLFWTMLVGKPAFTGSDPVEVVQNVLGKKLPPVSAKRMDVPDAVSAVIEKMTQKAVNERYHTISSVKRDLVQISQLLGDGDSEALKDFQIAQRDVSSFFTLPSRMFGRKEEYKKLIEVVEKVYRRQQSAYARATTQSTSGLGSTSSISDGRVDSFEIASGSSDSGSFHIPHKPNSNGGPSNLGRVSTHESIHSTESSLSTPKPGYVSNKAKSPVESRASWDNTDRDGHLSTGASTQSHADSLGVNRSKTAHKLRRSGKCEVITISGAAGIGKTDLLNRVQPAIRRFGYIGIARLDRARRVPFEPFAKILASLLRQIFSERDVTTDYHESVRTALRPMWPTLHRVLELPEQLMSSGGSEKDISPKLSAAQHIFNKDVSTKGEPSKRIALPRFDQGQTSVDFFLSNAALKNMRLMETFLEILKTLSQFKLICVCVDDLHYADDETLDLIMNIVKAKIPCVLILTSRKAELESDAIKSLFEAENPSVTRIALNPLGEDEVMQIVAATMHQEPNPMLTPLAAVIQEKSVGNPFYVRLMLETCYSKNCIWYSWKNSVWEFDLDRIFTEFVAPRYGEGLGLGFIARRLQETPPAARSIMVWSTLLGSPFAFSLVQKLLTSEFLYSSDDDEAVDLTCPQNANLIRQSEADIVVGLQYLVQANLLVPGKTDDEFRFANDRIAQAAASLTEGRNVEKMHFIISQAIMKYYHDGRSRYAMARHVALASRIIKNRVLQRLDYRKILWDAAQTAAQSGARPTALWYFRHCIALLQENPWDDNNTDVYYDETLRLHIATAEMAWSQGHNSEALDLLDKVFVYGKSAVCKSRAWIVKAKIYAQMGNHLRSMDSLLTCLDELGVHLREFTTFEECDAAYRNLRRYLEKGDLEAVVRKPVSKDINMITIGAVMAEAMAVTYWDDPLTFYRMAIEMMNLHIFKGGFVQISIGCSHLAMISFSRFRDLDLAVKLSDHALTLLERCPEPWTQGRGSIVHNLYVSHLRVPLASTLPALEASVETSFSMGDPYITLISLSSMAMTRLFLGHDLTHLEGFCNESPEDIPEWVNDTRGGASLLAVRQVARALQGKTGYRNADTIMADEHHNTSEYIAFLENNASNADRPRDIYWGLAMIPLFVYGHHSKAIELGVQMMDTMPRLWSARVSYVVYFYLALSLLTLHNEYPAGGYLDGNMKTVLRYKAEVDFARSACDANYGMWSLILEALVFEVRNDHSSAIRAFEDKSSISIKAAIDHCQIHGWPLEEALALELHGDFLIRRGAKRAARSVMQDAIAAWAAISAVGKAAQLTEKHEWLLKTATSTRSVDVGCQTVDSLLGINRSSEPEDIGVSQHMEEDDRQHRWIEQNGVTTGERSLDISGVGLDIIDLSSILESSQVMSSELQIDKLLTKMIEIVLESCNGSDFAVIATNFDDNFTVAAAGDLENGQRSYVDGLPFSVVEDKMAQQISHYVMRTREEVLVHNVLEDDRFSNVSDAYQGRYPLGKSVIALPIMQAEHLLGVIHIEGKPNSFTQRNLVVLHLLCNQIGISLSNALLFREVRKVSATNASMVEAQKRALAQAREAEQKAKVAEAEAKHNVKLKEDAAKAKSIFLANISHDLRTPMNGVIGLSELLKATKLDKEQDEYVESIRVCADTLLTLINDILDFSKLEAGKMKISTVPLNIKETISEVVRALRYTHRDRGLETIEDLEKVPPDLVVLGDPVRLHQIFMNLLSNSYKFTPKGSVTVRARVTREGKGRIRLECSVSDTGIGIPEEQKSRLFRPFSQADSSTARSYGGSGLGLSICKAIIEDVLGGAIWLDSTPGVGTTVTFHLSFNKVKDASAKASGLKKGDPSDKTTSPSPTARDLTMIPRDQIRVCIAEDNPINQKIAVKFVTGLNLQCEAYSDGRQAVEALRARSQEGNPFHVVLMDVQMPTLDGYNATREIRRDPDPNVNEALVIAMTASAIEGDREKCLEAGMNNYLPKPVRSTILSEMLDQYLAPVPTFTKTRLAMRERGSVSHDTGTPNSSSPSPGSDSQGAQLTPESDKQVQQNSSEMN, from the exons atggaagatAGTAATATCCTTGGTGAGGACCTACCACTTCCTCCAACTCGGCTTTTCGAACGACTGGCGCAGCTGCCTGGATATACTTGGGATCAGTCCATCGAGCCTTTTCATTCAACATACAGCCATTGGCATGTTTACGGTCTCCGCCATTCTCTCGAGTCCGACGTCTCTACGCCCGCCGCGACTTCATCAGGGCCATCTAGTCTCGCGCGCAACTCCCCACGAGCCGAATCCCGCCCTCCCTTTCGCCATCACTGGAGAAGTAGTCTGAGCGAATCCAGCAGTGAGATATCACTTTCGCGTGGCGATCACGAACCAATATGGACTCCGGTCATCGCCCGGGTTTCGTCTCACGTTGTGAGACTCGAGCGTGAGTTCCATATGCAAAGGTCCATAGTACAAACGTCGGATCCCGATTGCAACCACACAATACGACCGATTGATCTTATACGGCTTCCTCGAGATCCTGGTGATGCGGGTCCTCTATTGGTGGCTATCTTCGAATCACCAGGTCAGAACATGCTGAAGGAGTTGGTCGCATTTGGACCTGCCTGGTTTGCTATGGGCACCAAAGGCGACAGTAGTGAGCCGACTCCTGGAGAGCAGGTTTCCCTTCCAGTATTCCTTGATTTCGGTATCGGCGCATGCGATTGCCTCGAACTCCTACATTACGGGCTTAAAACGGTTCACGGTGAAATTCGCGGGGATGCTTTTCATTTCAGTCTAGAAACAGGGTCTGTAAAACTAATCAACACAGGAAATGGTGCCCGGTCGTTCGATAACATCCTTAGCGAGGGCTGGTCGTCGACTGCTAGAGAGCTTGGTGTTAAGAATAAATTACAGTTTATTGCACCGGAGCAGACAGGAAGAATGCCAACTGAACCGGATAGTCGAACGGATATCTACGCGCTTGGGGTACTTTTCTGGACAATGTTAGTTGGGAAGCCGGCGTTTACTGGAAGCGACCCggttgaagttgttcagaATGTGCTGGGGAAGAAGCTACCACCAGTTTCGGCCAAGAGAATGGATGTCCCAGACGCAGTGTCAGCTGTGATCGAGAAGATGACTCAGAAGGCAGTCAATGAGCGCTATCATACCATTTCTTCCGTGAAGAGAGATTTGGTACAGATTTCTCAATTGCTTGGTGACGGTGATAGCGAAGCTTTGAAAGATTTTCAAATTGCTCAGCGCGACGTCTCTTCATTCTTTACTCTGCCGTCTCGTATGTTCGGGCGGAAGGAAGAGTATAAAAAGCTCATAGAGGTGGTTGAAAAAGTTTATCGACGTCAGCAGTCCGCTTACGCCAGAGCTACCACTCAGAGCACCAGCGGACTAGGCTCCACTTCATCTATCTCGGACGGCCGTGTTGACAGCTTTGAAATCGCGTCTGGCTCGAGCGACTCGGGCTCTTTCCACATCCCTCATAAGCCTAACTCTAATGGTGGTCCTTCCAACCTCGGTCGTGTCTCCACGCATGAGTCCATTCATAGTACCGAGTCATCACTCTCGACACCAAAGCCAGGCTATGTATCAAATAAGGCAAAGAGTCCGGTCGAATCTCGTGCCTCCTGGGACAATACAGATAGAGACGGGCACCTCTCGACAGGAGCTAGCACGCAGAGCCATGCGGACTCTCTTGGGGTAAATAGGTCTAAGACTGCTCACAAGCTCCGCCGGAGTGGGAAGTGCGAGGTCATTACCATCAGTGGTGCTGCTGGCATTGGGAAAACCGATCTTCTCAATCGCGTTCAACCGGCAATTCGCAGGTTTGGTTATATCGGCATTGCTCGCTTGGATCGGGCGCGAAGGGTCCCTTTTGAACCCTTTGCCAAGATTTTAGCCAGTCTTCTACGCCAGATATTTTCCGAGCGTGATGTAACAACGGATTATCACGAAAGTGTCCGCACAGCATTGCGGCCGATGTGGCCCACGTTACATCGAGTTCTGGAGCTGCCCGAGCAATTGATGTCATCTGGAGGAAGTGAAAAGGACATATCGCCCAAGCTCTCGGCTGCCCAGCACATTTTCAATAAAGATGTTTCGACCAAGGGAGAGCCTTCAAAGCGTATTGCACTTCCTCGGTTTGACCAGGGGCAGACCTCGGTCGACTTTTTCTTATCCAATGCGGCTTTGAAGAATATGCGCTTGATGGAAACATTCCTGGAGATACTAAAAACGTTGTCTCAGTTCAAGCTAATTTGCGTATGCGTGGATGATCTACACtatgctgatgatgagacCCTCGACTTGATCATGAACATTGTGAAAGCAAAAATACCCTGTGTGCTTATACTCACCAGTCGTAAGGCCGAACTGGAGTCGGATGCCATCAAGTCGCTCTTTGAGGCAGAGAACCCTAGCGTAACAAGGATTGCGCTGAATCCACttggggaagatgaagtcatgCAGATTGTAGCAGCTACAATGCACCAGGAGCCAAACCCAATGCTCACCCCTCTCGCAGCTGTCATCCAGGAAAAGAGCGTTGGCAATCCGTTCTACGTACGACTGATGCTGGAAACCTGTTATAGCAAAAACTGTATTTGGTATTCATGGAAAAATTCAGTGTGGGAATTCGACCTTGACCGTATCTTCACCGAGTTTGTGGCCCCAAGATACGGTGAAGGGCTTGGGCTTGGGTTCATTGCCAGACGTCTTCAGGAGACCCCGCCGGCGGCTCGATCCATTATGGTTTGGAGCACACTGTTGGGAAGTCCATTTGCGTTCTCTTTAGTTCAGAAGCTCCTCACAAGCGAATTCCTGTACTCgagcgacgatgacgaggCAGTGGACCTTACTTGCCCACAGAACGCGAATCTTATTAGGCAGTCGGAGGCCGACATTGTAGTTGGACTGCAGTATCTTGTTCAAGCAAATCTTCTTGTCCCAGGGAAGACTGATGATGAATTCAG ATTCGCCAATGATAGAATAGCTCAAGCTGCTGCGTCATTGACAGAGGGTCGCAATGTCGAGAAGATGCATTTCATCATATCGCAAGCAATTATGAAGTACTATCATGATGGTCGGAGTCGCTATGCAATGGCTCGGCATGTGGCCCTTGCGTCACGGATAATTAAGAATAGGGTCCTTCAGAGACTTGATTATCGGAAAATACTTTGGGATGCCGCGCAAACAGCTGCACAATCTGGCGCACGACCAACTGCACTTTGGTATTTCCGTCATTGTATTGCACTTCTCCAAGAAAACCCATGGGATGACAACAATACTGATGTCTATTATGATGAGACACTGCGACTACACATTGCAACAGCTGAGATGGCATGGTCCCAGGGTCATAATTCAGAAGCGCTTGACTTACTGGACAAAGTCTTTGTCTATGGAAAAAGTGCGGTGTGCAAGTCGAGGGCTTGGATTGTGAAAGCTAAGATATATGCTCAAATGGGAAATCATCTCCGCTCGATGGACTCGCTACTCACATGCTTGGATGAGCTTGGCGTTCATCTCCGGGAGTTTACAACCTTTGAGGAATGTGATGCCGCTTATAGAAACCTCAGGAGGTATTTAGAGAAAGGGGATTTGGAGGCTGTTGTCCGTAAGCCTGTGAGCAAGGACATCAATATGATCACTATCGGGGCCGTTATGGCTGAGGCAATGGCTGTGACATATTGGGATGATCCCTTGACGTTTTACCGAATGGCGATCGAGATGATGAACCTCCACATCTTCAAGGGTGGCTTTGTGCAGATCTCAATCGGCTGTTCTCACCTCGCTATGATCTCTTTCAGCCGTTTTCGAGATTTGGATCTTGCGGTAAAGCTGAGTGATCATGCACTTACTCTTCTAGAGCGCTGCCCTGAGCCTTGGACCCAGGGTCGTGGTTCGATTGTCCATAATCTCTATGTTAGTCACTTGCGAGTCCCTCTGGCATCAACGCTTCCCGCTCTTGAGGCTTCTGTGGAgacttccttttccatggGGGACCCTTACATAACTCTAATCAGTTTGTCATCGATGGCGATGACGAGActttttcttggccatgACTTGACTCACTTGGAAGGCTTTTGCAATGAGAGTCCAGAGGATATTCCAGAATGGGTGAATGATACCCGCGGCGGTGCGAGTCTCCTTGCAGTGCG ACAAGTCGCACGTGCACTGCAAGGGAAGACTGGCTATCGGAATGCCGATACTATTATGGCTGATGAACACCACAATACTAGCGAGTATATCGCCTTTTTGGAAAACAATGCTAGTAACGCCGACCGTCCTCGTGACATATATTGGGGCCTGGCTATGATCCCTCTGTTTGTATACGGACACCACTCAAAAGCTATAGAATTGGGCGTGCAGATGATGGATACTATGCCCAGGCTATGGTCTGCTCGTGTCTCGTATGTTGTATATTTCTATCTGGCTCTTTCTTTACTCACGCTGCACAATGAGTATCCTGCCGGCGGGTATCTCGATGGAAACATGAAGACAGTCCTAAGGTACAAAGCCGAAGTTGATTTCGCCCGGAGCGCTTGCGATGCAAACTATGGAATGTGGTCTTTGATATTGGAGGCATTGGTTTTCGAGGTCCGGAATGATCATAGCTCAGCGATCCGAGCATTCGAG GATAAAAGCTCAATCTCTATCAAGGCCGCAATTGATCACTGCCAAATCCATGGATGGCCCTTGGAAGAGGCTCTTGCTCTTGAATTGCATG GCGATTTCTTGATACGACGTGGTGCTAAACGGGCGGCACGCTCCGTTATGCAGGACGCCATCGCCGCATGGGCGGCGATCAGTGCTGTTGGTAAGGCTGCACAACTGACGGAGAAGCATGAATGGCTCCTGAAAACAGCCACATCTACAAGGAGTGTTGATGTTGGTTGCCAAACTGTCGATTCGCTCTTAGGAATTAATCGCAGTAGTGAACCAGAGGACATCGGTGTCTCTCAGCAtatggaggaagatgaccgACAGCACCGATGGATCGAGCAGAACGGCGTGACTACAGGCGAACGCTCGCTTGATATATCTGGCGTTGGGCTTG ACATTATTGATCTGTCGAGTATCCTCGAGTCTAGTCAAGTCATGTCATCTGAACTTCAGATAGACAAGCTCCTAACGAAGATGATTGAGATTGTTCTGGAATCATGCAACGGATCAGATTTTGCAGTCATCGCAACTAATTTCGATGACAACTTCACTGTTGCCGCAGCTGGAGACCTCGAAAACGGGCAAAGATCTTACGTCGACGGCCTTCCATTTTCAGTGGTCGAAGATAAAATGGCTCAACAAATCTCGCACTATGTTATGCGCACCCGGGAAGAGGTCCTCGTCCATAATGTTCTCGAGGATGACCGGTTCTCGAATGTCTCGGATGCTTACCAGGGTAGATATCCGCTTGGCAAGTCTGTGATTGCACTGCCAATAATGCAAGCGGAGCATCTTCTTGGAGTTATCCATATCGAAGGAAAGCCAAACTCCTTCACTCAGCGAAACCTTGTAGTCCTTCACCTGCTCTGTAACCAGATTGGTATTTCGCTGTCCAATGCCTTGCTTTTCCGTGAAGTCCGCAAAGTTAGCGCCACCAACGCATCTATGGTTGAAGCTCAAAAGCGCGCACTCGCGCAGGCTCGTGAGGCGGAGCAAAAGGCGAAGGTAGCGGAAGCTGAAGCCAAGCATAACGTCAAGTTGAAAGAGGATGCAGCGAAGGCCAAATCTATTTTCTTGGCCAACATCTCCCATGATCTACGTACGCCAATGAATGGGGTTATTGGCCTTTCCGAGCTACTGAAGGCCACCAAGCTGGACAAAGAGCAGGACGAATACGTGGAATCTATTCGTGTCTGCGCAGATACCCTGCTCACCCTCATTAATGACATCCTGGATTTCTCTAAGTTGGAAGCTGGTAAGATGAAAATCTCCACGGTGCCTCTGAACATCAAGGAGACAATTTCAGAGGTTGTTCGTGCGCTTCGCTACACACACCGCGACCGGGGCTTGGAAACTATCGAGGACCTCGAGAAGGTTCCTCCAGATTTGGTGGTGCTTGGTGACCCCGTCCGTTTGCACCAGATTTTCATGAACCTCCTTAGCAATAGTTACAAGTTCACGCCGAAGGGATCGGTGACTGTCCGGGCGAGAGTTACTCGGGAAGGCAAGGGCCGTATTCGCCTTGAATGTTCGGTGTCTGATACCGGAATCGGAATTCCCGAGGAGCAAAAATCGCGACTATTCAGGCCATTTTCGCAAGCGGATAGTTCCACCGCTAGATCGTACGGCGGCAGTGGGCTCGGCCTAAGCATCTGTAAAGCCATCATTGAAGACGTCCTAGGTGGCGCGATTTGGCTCGATTCAACTCCTGGAGTCGGCACCACAGTGACTTTCCACTTATCCTTCAATAAAGTCAAAGATGCTTCCGCAAAAGCATCAGGGCTAAAGAAAGGGGATCCGAGTGATAAAACGACCTCTCCTTCACCAACGGCTCGTGACCTTACTATGATTCCACGCGATCAAATCCGGGTCTGCATTGCGGAAGATAACCCGATCAATCAGAAGATCGCTGTGAAATTCGTGACTGGCCTTAATCTGCAGTGTGAAGCATATAGTGATGGGCGACAAGCGGTCGAGGCTCTACGTGCACGCTCACAGGAAGGGAATCCTTTCCACGTTGTTTTGATGGATGTTCAAATGCCTACATTGGACGGCTATAATGCAACCCGTGAAATCCGACGAGACCCTGATCCTAATGTTAATGAAGCGCTTGTTATCGCGATGACGGCCAGTGCCATTGAGGGCGACCGCGAGAAGTGTCTTGAAGCCGGCATGAACAATTATCTTCCCAAGCCAGTCCGGTCGACAATTCTAAGTGAGATGTTGGACCAATACCTCGCACCTGTGCCAACCTTCACGAAAACACGCCTGGCAATGCGGGAGAGAGGGAGCGTCAGCCACGATACTGGGACACCCAACAGTTCATCGCCGTCGCCTGGCTCTGACAGTCAGGGAGCCCAGCTTACTCCAGAATCAGACAAGCAAGTACAGCAAAATTCATCTGAGATGAACTAg
- a CDS encoding uncharacterized protein (predicted protein), which yields MGFHMAYASSTDKATDVSCQALLGLLENMGLNCRLLPGVQANDRSSRAFVRSQRFRIKAGRCKEAEDNHKTNEASMSVGAQLLILNVAQGTATSDKDRSYGLPELSLEHHILREIDMAKGTGRALPTYYPSENQEALSRGFICFYDVVRFEGPEVDMFDRLHSHLQHIRKEPLGEWKSEGQCPHRLQ from the coding sequence ATGGGTTTCCACATGGCGTACGCTTCCTCGACCGATAAGGCTACTGATGTGAGCTGTCAAGCTCTTCTAGGCCTACTCGAGAATATGGGTCTCAATTGTCGCCTTCTACCGGGCGTGCAGGCCAATGACAGAAGTTCGCGAGCTTTTGTCCGAAGCCAAAGATTTCGAATCAAAGCAGGGCGGTGtaaagaagctgaagataaTCATAAGACCAATGAAGCCTCAATGTCTGTGGGAGCTCAGCTCCTTATTCTTAACGTTGCACAGGGCACAGCTACATCAGACAAAGATCGATCCTATGGCTTGCCAGAGCTTTCTCTTGAACATCATATCCTTCGAGAGATTGACATGGCCAAGGGAACAGGTAGAGCCCTGCCTACTTACTACCCATCAGAGAACCAGGAAGCACTGTCTAGGGgttttatttgtttttatGATGTTGTTCGCTTCGAGGGACCCGAGGTCGACATGTTTGATAGACTTCATTCGCACCTGCAGCACATAAGGAAAGAGCCGTTGGGCGAATGGAAGTCAGAAGGACAATGCCCTCATCGACTTCAATAA
- a CDS encoding uncharacterized protein (predicted protein), with product MSREPNDSAGIQANSAKAEAEAEAENKTQDHSEEMNQDVAESTIIRHPSVISLTSLDNLDIMFVNSTSLEWKSEEEAHDSVSFKDHKTTRVIRILWPSFTGIVRRAGE from the exons ATGTCCCGCGAGCCGAATGATTCGGCGGGCATTCAAGCAAACTCAGCaaaagccgaagccgaagccgaagccgagaacAAGACCCAAGATCATAGCGAAGAGATGAACCAGGATGTTGCGGAAAGCACAATTATACGGCACCCTTCTGTTATATCGTTAACGAGCCTTGATAATTTGGATATTATGTTCGTCAACAGCACGTCTTTAGAATGGAAaagtgaggaagaagcccACGACAGCGTCTCATTCAAGGACCACAAG ACAACTCGAGTTATCCGGATTTTATGGCCATCGTTCACCGGAATAGTGCGCAGGGCAGGCGAGTAA